The following proteins are co-located in the Vicinamibacteria bacterium genome:
- a CDS encoding agmatinase family protein, whose protein sequence is MTFVSIEIRTGLLFLMTASAAVTWAQQQTTPEHVVGEQAYPFDTVDPREEETPPIELPESVAPKLALLTPEQIEFLKSGDARAFAGPAEETVEALEKRTPEEVKIWIEAMQHEVAHNRYTEGRDRPNIPFNTESPEFNAWRLRRPRSMDPPREAGPIELGRYGGRGGPPTFGGFPLALYKEDLVAGEVDIAILGAPLNMGSGWRDSGERATTELRLRDVSGAMGGSDQYVQVNASRVLKIVDYGDVAIDNESTERSMSHVREIVREVAETGAVPMIVGGDHSLEYPNVAALTDVYGKKKVSVIHFDSHYDAWWGGTELISHGYPVYRLINEGHVRAADFIQVGLRSSGPDKSGFKWMRENGMRYHTMAEIQRRGWDAVIDRVVAEASEEGRKLHVSFDIDVLDPAFTVATGTPVPGGLTMREAVAVVRRLCAESNVVGFDLVELHPALDPTYRTTLNSVHIVKACLTGLAMNEQGLTGKHYLSPLSSEHAIDDYYGDQQLYLDSTKAEEEREKEKKKK, encoded by the coding sequence ATGACATTCGTTTCGATCGAGATTCGTACCGGACTGCTCTTTCTCATGACGGCTTCAGCAGCCGTTACCTGGGCACAGCAGCAAACGACTCCTGAGCACGTGGTCGGCGAGCAGGCCTATCCATTTGACACCGTCGACCCACGGGAAGAGGAAACCCCACCCATTGAACTGCCCGAGAGCGTCGCGCCAAAGCTCGCATTGCTCACCCCGGAGCAGATCGAGTTTCTGAAGAGCGGCGATGCACGTGCTTTTGCCGGTCCAGCCGAAGAAACCGTCGAGGCGCTCGAGAAGCGCACACCGGAGGAAGTCAAGATCTGGATCGAGGCCATGCAACACGAGGTGGCACACAACCGCTACACCGAAGGACGAGACAGGCCTAACATTCCCTTCAACACCGAATCGCCCGAATTCAATGCGTGGCGATTGAGGCGTCCCCGTTCCATGGATCCACCGCGGGAGGCGGGTCCGATCGAGCTCGGCCGCTATGGCGGCCGGGGCGGGCCGCCAACATTCGGGGGTTTCCCCTTGGCGCTCTATAAGGAAGACCTGGTCGCGGGTGAGGTTGATATCGCCATTCTGGGCGCGCCCCTCAACATGGGCTCGGGATGGCGCGACTCGGGTGAGCGCGCCACCACCGAACTTCGCCTCCGGGACGTCAGCGGGGCCATGGGCGGATCGGACCAGTACGTACAGGTCAATGCCTCCAGGGTATTGAAGATCGTGGACTATGGCGACGTTGCGATAGACAACGAAAGCACCGAACGGTCCATGAGCCACGTACGCGAAATTGTGCGCGAGGTCGCGGAGACGGGCGCCGTACCCATGATTGTTGGCGGTGACCACTCATTGGAATACCCCAATGTTGCTGCCCTGACAGACGTCTATGGCAAGAAGAAGGTTTCCGTCATTCACTTCGATTCTCATTACGATGCATGGTGGGGCGGCACCGAGCTGATCAGTCATGGTTACCCCGTGTACCGCCTGATCAATGAAGGCCATGTGCGAGCCGCGGATTTCATCCAGGTCGGGCTGCGCTCGAGCGGACCCGACAAGTCGGGGTTCAAATGGATGCGCGAGAACGGCATGCGTTATCACACCATGGCCGAGATTCAGCGGCGCGGCTGGGATGCCGTGATTGACCGGGTTGTCGCCGAGGCCAGTGAAGAGGGCCGCAAGCTACACGTCTCTTTTGACATTGATGTTCTCGATCCCGCATTCACAGTGGCTACCGGCACACCGGTTCCAGGCGGCCTCACCATGCGCGAAGCGGTTGCCGTCGTGCGCCGCTTGTGTGCCGAGTCCAATGTGGTGGGGTTCGATCTCGTCGAGCTCCATCCCGCACTCGATCCGACCTACCGGACGACGCTCAACAGCGTGCATATCGTCAAGGCGTGTCTGACGGGACTCGCGATGAACGAACAAGGGCTGACCGGGAAGCATTACCTGAGCCCGTTGTCATCGGAGCACGCCATTGACGATTACTATGGCGACCAGCAACTGTACCTGGACTCGACAAAGGCAGAGGAAGAGAGGGAAAAAGAAAAAAAGAAGAAGTGA